In a single window of the Flavobacteriales bacterium genome:
- a CDS encoding polysaccharide deacetylase family protein yields the protein MFTVYSPVTSNRFLYAVKLVLAQVCGLDYRIVKDKNEIEEGDKVINYSGSRIEGSFQIHPYGLLSEKYYQQFDVSFDYGGPEKLKLFLTEFDHLGYDIFSASFFLVSRMEEYWAFTSDKHGRYTATDSVMHKLGVLHLPLVNIWCKAFLERLGAYFQLELGLTTRFKIINTVDVDNAWAYKNKGLIRSVGGVGKALVKGSVSEAKERIDSVVFGKEDPYDTYSYIEQVSQDKKIESIYFFLLGDRSEFDKNVSHKHRELIQLIAELAKKHQIGIHPSYQSYLNQEQQEKECKRLAEILGKAVTISRKHFLRLNIPETYRIYEKIGLKADYTMGYADHVGFRAGICTPFSFFDLLEDKETSLLVHPFSYMDGTLNQYMNLPVEEAIVKVQQLKEEVKAVEGQFIGVWHNETLNDKGIWKGWRKVFEEGLKAE from the coding sequence ATGTTTACAGTTTATTCACCAGTCACTTCTAATCGTTTTTTATATGCCGTAAAGCTTGTGTTAGCTCAGGTTTGTGGACTAGATTATCGTATTGTTAAGGATAAGAATGAAATTGAGGAGGGAGATAAAGTGATCAATTATTCGGGGAGCAGAATTGAAGGGAGTTTTCAAATACATCCTTATGGATTGCTATCTGAAAAATATTACCAGCAATTTGATGTAAGTTTTGATTATGGTGGTCCAGAAAAGCTTAAACTATTTTTGACTGAATTTGATCACTTAGGATATGATATTTTTTCGGCTTCATTTTTTCTAGTATCTCGAATGGAGGAATATTGGGCGTTTACATCTGATAAACATGGACGATATACCGCTACAGATAGTGTAATGCATAAATTAGGTGTATTACACTTACCTTTGGTTAATATTTGGTGTAAGGCATTTTTAGAGCGATTAGGGGCCTATTTTCAACTTGAGTTAGGTTTAACAACAAGGTTTAAAATCATCAATACGGTTGATGTAGATAATGCTTGGGCCTATAAAAATAAAGGATTAATACGTAGTGTTGGAGGAGTAGGGAAAGCATTAGTTAAGGGGAGTGTTTCAGAAGCAAAAGAAAGAATTGATTCCGTTGTCTTTGGTAAGGAAGATCCCTACGATACCTATAGTTACATAGAACAAGTTAGTCAAGATAAAAAAATAGAAAGTATCTACTTTTTTTTGTTAGGGGATCGTAGTGAATTTGATAAAAATGTGTCACATAAACATCGTGAATTAATTCAGTTAATAGCTGAGTTGGCAAAAAAGCATCAAATAGGGATACATCCATCTTATCAATCATATCTAAATCAAGAACAACAAGAAAAAGAATGTAAGCGGTTAGCGGAAATATTAGGGAAAGCTGTAACAATATCTCGAAAGCATTTTTTACGGTTGAATATTCCTGAAACCTATCGTATTTATGAAAAAATAGGGCTTAAAGCAGATTATACTATGGGCTATGCCGATCATGTTGGTTTTAGGGCAGGTATATGTACTCCTTTTTCTTTTTTTGATTTGTTAGAAGATAAAGAAACCTCATTGCTTGTACATCCCTTTTCGTATATGGATGGAACCTTAAATCAGTACATGAATTTACCTGTGGAAGAAGCCATTGTTAAAGTTCAACAACTAAAAGAAGAAGTAAAAGCTGTTGAGGGACAATTTATTGGAGTTTGGCATAATGAAACCTTGAACGATAAAGGGATTTGGAAAGGTTGGAGAAAGGTGTTTGAAGAAGGGCTTAAAGCAGAATAA
- a CDS encoding NAD(P)/FAD-dependent oxidoreductase, translating to MKELEKYDLCIIGAGPAGYAAAMRAVDFGKKVILIEKDKVGGAGLYNGALSSKTLWELSQKVKSVNESIVSVGRSKFEISWEEAQKTVKEAVFDRKSQYSCHIKLLETGSNSLFHYERGLGSFVDNKTIEIQKKNGKVKRIHADYTIIATGSTPRKLPNAIVDEKVILTSDGIEQIDDFPKSMVIVGAGVIGCEYATIFSNFGKTKVYLIDRADHILPFEDEDISNMVEGNLDANGVTIHHNSQLERLDIVDGEVEYELSYKDGKREVIRVEKALLAIGRELNVKGLNMDKAGVEMSKRGRHIGDVDTQTNIENIYAVGDASGRIALVNMGELEGRQAVEKIFGKKTTPLSYDNVSTIMFLEPEVAAVGLNEKQCAERGLPIKVVKIDFSCIARAIAMRKTQGFFKIIVTNDDEMKVLGMRAIGEHASSAIQAVALLIKTGQSIRLLADLVHPHPSIIEGIQECVRMLMNQSVFKSSVFKDNLKAYSCVNGVCTPLQQLTGGNNLDDGGVEMENTFDFS from the coding sequence ATGAAAGAATTAGAAAAATACGATTTGTGTATAATCGGTGCAGGGCCAGCAGGTTATGCCGCTGCCATGAGAGCAGTAGATTTTGGAAAAAAAGTTATCTTAATTGAAAAAGATAAAGTAGGAGGGGCAGGATTATACAATGGAGCATTGTCTTCCAAAACACTATGGGAGCTTTCTCAAAAAGTAAAGTCAGTTAATGAAAGTATTGTTTCGGTAGGACGAAGTAAATTTGAAATTAGTTGGGAGGAAGCACAAAAAACAGTAAAAGAAGCTGTTTTTGATCGTAAGTCTCAATATTCTTGTCACATTAAATTGTTAGAAACCGGTTCTAATAGTCTTTTTCATTACGAAAGAGGTCTAGGAAGTTTTGTGGATAATAAAACCATAGAAATTCAGAAGAAGAATGGAAAAGTAAAACGTATTCATGCTGATTATACCATTATTGCTACTGGAAGTACTCCAAGAAAATTACCTAATGCAATCGTGGATGAAAAAGTGATTCTTACCAGTGATGGAATAGAGCAAATTGACGACTTTCCTAAAAGTATGGTAATTGTCGGAGCTGGAGTTATTGGTTGTGAATATGCAACGATCTTTTCAAATTTTGGTAAAACAAAGGTTTACTTGATTGATAGAGCTGATCATATTTTACCTTTTGAAGATGAAGACATCTCGAATATGGTAGAGGGGAATTTAGATGCTAATGGCGTAACGATACATCATAATTCTCAATTAGAGAGATTGGATATTGTTGATGGAGAAGTTGAGTATGAATTATCGTACAAAGACGGTAAAAGAGAAGTTATTCGTGTAGAAAAAGCATTGCTGGCTATTGGGAGAGAACTCAATGTCAAAGGGCTTAACATGGATAAAGCTGGGGTTGAAATGAGTAAAAGAGGTAGACATATCGGAGATGTAGATACCCAAACAAATATCGAAAATATTTATGCCGTTGGAGATGCAAGTGGTCGTATTGCATTGGTGAATATGGGAGAACTAGAAGGCCGTCAAGCTGTTGAAAAAATATTTGGTAAGAAAACAACTCCATTGTCTTATGATAATGTAAGTACAATCATGTTTTTAGAACCAGAAGTAGCAGCTGTTGGCTTAAATGAAAAACAGTGTGCTGAACGTGGACTACCAATCAAAGTAGTTAAAATAGATTTTTCATGTATAGCAAGAGCAATAGCGATGCGTAAAACTCAAGGTTTCTTCAAAATTATCGTTACCAATGATGATGAAATGAAAGTCTTAGGTATGCGAGCGATTGGAGAACACGCATCAAGCGCCATCCAAGCAGTTGCATTGTTAATCAAAACAGGACAAAGTATTCGTTTATTAGCAGATTTAGTACATCCGCATCCATCTATTATTGAAGGGATTCAAGAATGTGTTAGAATGTTAATGAATCAGTCTGTATTTAAGTCATCTGTATTTAAAGATAACCTTAAGGCCTATAGTTGCGTAAATGGGGTGTGTACTCCGTTACAACAATTAACAGGAGGGAATAATTTAGATGATGGAGGAGTTGAAATGGAAAACACTTTTGACTTTTCATAA
- a CDS encoding S8 family serine peptidase yields the protein MVRFFLFILIIGSSTCLWGQSRKYWIRFSDKDGVEFNPYTYFDAKAIQRRTKHNIPLVEFSDLPIRNDYFQRIDALADSITGKSRWFNAVACWVDDAAIDRVKDLAFVREVVAMSGEQEILSTANLLSLDNGESELLEAQITSLEGHLFDSLYTGKGIRICIIDAGFPEVDESQLFEHIRNNNRIIKTWDFKKNKPDVYRYNSHGTSVLSCIAGVYNGKKVGMATDAEFLLARTERVTYEGIAEEEDWLEAVEWADKNGADIINSSLGYTKAAHFLEDMDGNTTIISRAANLAARKGILVVNAAGNEGRSEWKYVAAPGDADSALTVGGINPWTGLHTSFSSYGPNARHHLKPNVSAFGHALGYDTYSILTELTGTSFASPLVAGFAACVWEKDSSLTNMQLFKEIERSASLYPYFDYATGYGMPKASYFIDSLKRGMVTPTFSLDTTDKVELIVRINEESFVENKWVTSEKARKRITFFHLNDFFNHQASNIPNSEPDVLYFHVENQEKYLDEYQVIAVNQKEVLRLFLDEYKGKLLRFSYKGYVQELKL from the coding sequence ATGGTGCGTTTTTTTCTGTTTATTTTAATTATAGGAAGTAGCACTTGTTTATGGGGGCAATCTCGAAAATACTGGATACGTTTTAGTGATAAAGATGGGGTAGAGTTTAACCCATATACCTATTTTGATGCTAAAGCTATACAACGACGTACCAAACACAATATACCATTGGTTGAGTTTTCTGATTTGCCGATTCGAAACGATTACTTTCAAAGAATTGATGCATTGGCGGATTCAATAACAGGGAAATCACGTTGGTTTAATGCTGTTGCATGTTGGGTAGATGATGCTGCTATTGATCGTGTAAAAGATTTGGCATTCGTTCGCGAAGTTGTGGCAATGAGTGGAGAGCAGGAAATTTTATCTACTGCAAATTTACTCAGTTTAGACAATGGGGAAAGTGAGTTGTTAGAAGCGCAGATTACTTCCTTAGAAGGGCATTTATTTGATAGTTTATATACAGGTAAAGGCATTCGAATATGTATTATCGATGCGGGGTTTCCTGAAGTTGATGAATCTCAATTGTTTGAACACATTAGGAATAATAATCGAATTATTAAAACTTGGGATTTTAAAAAAAACAAACCAGACGTTTATCGATATAATTCACATGGTACATCTGTTTTGTCTTGTATTGCAGGAGTTTATAATGGCAAAAAAGTAGGGATGGCTACAGATGCTGAATTTCTTTTAGCAAGAACAGAAAGAGTTACCTATGAGGGGATAGCCGAGGAAGAAGATTGGTTGGAAGCAGTAGAATGGGCTGATAAAAATGGAGCTGATATAATCAATAGTTCGTTAGGGTATACCAAAGCCGCTCATTTTTTAGAAGATATGGATGGTAATACAACCATCATCTCGCGTGCGGCTAATTTAGCTGCTCGTAAAGGTATTTTGGTGGTTAATGCAGCAGGTAATGAGGGGAGAAGTGAATGGAAGTATGTCGCAGCACCAGGAGATGCGGATAGCGCACTAACTGTTGGAGGGATAAACCCCTGGACAGGTTTGCATACTTCATTTAGTTCGTATGGCCCCAATGCTAGACACCATCTTAAACCGAATGTAAGTGCCTTTGGTCATGCATTAGGCTATGATACCTATTCGATTTTAACTGAGTTAACAGGAACATCATTTGCAAGCCCTTTAGTTGCTGGTTTTGCCGCTTGTGTATGGGAAAAAGATAGTAGTTTAACCAATATGCAGTTGTTTAAGGAAATAGAACGATCAGCTTCTTTATATCCTTATTTTGATTACGCCACTGGTTATGGTATGCCAAAAGCAAGTTACTTTATTGATTCCTTAAAAAGAGGTATGGTTACTCCAACCTTTTCTCTTGATACAACAGATAAGGTCGAATTAATAGTAAGAATAAATGAGGAAAGCTTTGTAGAGAATAAGTGGGTGACCTCTGAGAAAGCTAGAAAGCGTATAACGTTTTTTCACTTAAATGACTTTTTTAACCATCAAGCGAGTAATATTCCTAATAGTGAACCAGATGTTCTTTATTTTCATGTAGAAAATCAAGAAAAGTATTTAGATGAGTATCAGGTGATAGCAGTCAACCAAAAAGAAGTTTTGAGGCTATTTTTAGATGAATATAAAGGTAAATTGTTGAGGTTTAGTTATAAAGGGTACGTTCAAGAGTTAAAATTATAG
- a CDS encoding BamA/TamA family outer membrane protein, which yields MHSCSITKHVPENQFLLDENNFKIQQDTSLLFSKHENIDEEEMQDILKQKPNRKILGRVRFYLRLYNLSSEKRIVKHRIKQQKKAERKNKRIHEKNEKKQKKVAKKNEQLKAKGIQNDTIYPPLEFRPKPPVEPKLTFGERVRESGEKPVIIDSVKTVTSAKQLNIYLINKGYFNNTVDYQITYYPDTIPKRNGKFKVKHKRKANRGEIDYLINLEKPYRIKGISYNVTDTLILNYLDSIDDQAIIKTNQIYDSEKLNKERERITTFLMNNGYKYFNKEFIYFKIDSNLNSNQVNVELRIQNYKYKDPVYDTILERNHAQYNVMKVEIYPDFSLKADDYAYKDSLFFTKNISIISRKELGFKPKLLYNSVRFMEGDLYNQNNVIATYKTLSSLGTFESTAIEFDTLENGCNDLVAKIRLKPAKTQSFTIATDGTHRNGLLGIEGRVAYSHKNIFKGAEKLQISLSGGIEMQQLLVDQSADEDGLEDVISNFSSFNTIEFGPLVNLTIPRFVFIGKLFPKAYNPKTEFSGVINYQKRPDFTRNKENFSFGYVWHEKSPITYRFTPINISAIDITKSDAFQQKIDELNDRLLAASYQDHIIASTKLSFTYNGQDIKKKQKNQYYFQSIFETAGNSLRAFYNLTNQELNSDGAYEFLGIRFAQFAKLSGDFRHYNNLTKRIRVVSRVAGGVGIPLKNLNEALPFEKSFYAGGANGMRAWKARTLGPGSYYDSTRSFDKIGDIQLEGNFEIRFPISSWIEGATFLDAGNIWLINEDSLRTGAEFKAENFIAEIGIGTGFGLRMDLDFFIIRFDFAFPLRNPALPVNERWIGYGKLSDYSSYNDGSFRRSFFPWQFNLGIGYPF from the coding sequence ATGCATTCATGTAGCATCACTAAACATGTACCCGAAAACCAATTTCTACTAGATGAAAACAACTTTAAAATTCAGCAAGATACTAGCCTTTTGTTTTCTAAACATGAAAACATCGACGAAGAGGAAATGCAGGATATTTTAAAGCAAAAACCTAATCGAAAAATATTGGGACGTGTCCGTTTCTACTTACGTTTATACAACCTTTCTAGTGAAAAACGAATCGTCAAGCATCGAATCAAACAACAAAAAAAAGCTGAACGAAAAAATAAACGTATTCACGAAAAAAACGAGAAGAAACAAAAAAAAGTTGCTAAAAAGAACGAACAGTTAAAAGCTAAAGGCATTCAAAACGACACTATTTATCCACCTCTTGAATTTAGACCCAAACCACCTGTCGAACCTAAATTAACTTTTGGTGAGCGCGTTAGAGAATCTGGTGAAAAACCTGTTATCATTGATTCTGTAAAAACAGTTACTTCTGCCAAACAATTGAATATTTACCTTATCAATAAAGGTTATTTTAACAATACTGTTGATTATCAAATTACCTATTATCCTGATACGATTCCTAAACGTAATGGAAAGTTCAAAGTCAAACATAAACGAAAAGCAAATCGTGGAGAAATTGATTACCTGATCAACCTTGAAAAGCCCTACAGAATAAAGGGTATTTCATACAATGTAACCGACACTTTAATCTTGAATTACCTTGATTCAATTGATGATCAAGCTATCATTAAGACTAACCAAATTTACGATTCTGAGAAACTCAATAAAGAGCGAGAGCGTATCACTACATTTTTGATGAATAATGGGTATAAATACTTTAACAAGGAATTTATTTACTTTAAAATAGACAGTAACCTCAACAGTAATCAGGTAAACGTTGAATTAAGAATACAAAATTATAAATATAAAGATCCTGTTTACGATACCATTTTGGAACGTAACCATGCGCAATATAATGTAATGAAGGTTGAAATATATCCTGATTTTTCTCTTAAAGCAGACGATTATGCTTATAAAGACTCTCTTTTCTTCACTAAAAATATTTCTATTATTTCTCGTAAAGAATTAGGGTTTAAACCAAAATTACTCTACAACTCTGTACGATTTATGGAGGGGGATTTATACAATCAAAATAATGTTATTGCGACCTACAAAACACTATCTTCTTTGGGAACATTTGAATCGACTGCAATTGAATTTGACACCTTAGAAAATGGCTGTAATGATTTGGTTGCAAAAATCCGATTAAAACCAGCAAAGACACAAAGTTTTACGATTGCCACAGACGGAACCCATAGGAATGGGCTATTAGGTATTGAAGGAAGAGTAGCATACTCTCATAAAAACATCTTTAAAGGAGCAGAAAAACTTCAAATTAGCTTAAGCGGAGGAATAGAGATGCAACAACTATTAGTTGACCAATCAGCTGATGAAGATGGACTGGAAGATGTTATCTCTAATTTTTCTAGTTTCAATACCATCGAATTTGGTCCCTTGGTAAATCTTACGATCCCTAGGTTCGTTTTTATTGGCAAATTATTTCCTAAAGCCTATAATCCCAAAACTGAATTTTCAGGAGTAATCAACTATCAAAAACGTCCCGATTTCACTCGAAACAAGGAAAACTTTTCATTTGGTTATGTATGGCATGAAAAATCACCTATCACCTATCGATTTACTCCTATTAACATTAGTGCTATTGACATCACTAAATCGGATGCTTTTCAACAAAAAATAGATGAATTAAATGATCGGTTATTGGCTGCTAGTTATCAGGATCATATTATTGCAAGTACTAAATTAAGTTTTACCTATAATGGTCAAGACATTAAGAAAAAACAAAAAAATCAATATTATTTCCAATCTATTTTTGAAACGGCAGGAAACTCTTTAAGAGCTTTTTACAACCTAACTAACCAAGAGTTGAACAGTGATGGAGCCTATGAGTTTTTGGGAATACGTTTTGCCCAATTTGCTAAGCTTTCTGGTGATTTCAGACATTACAACAACCTTACAAAAAGAATTCGCGTGGTATCTAGGGTTGCTGGAGGAGTTGGGATACCTCTTAAAAACCTTAATGAAGCTCTTCCATTTGAAAAAAGCTTTTATGCTGGGGGTGCCAATGGTATGCGTGCTTGGAAAGCGCGTACGTTAGGACCAGGGTCTTATTACGACTCTACTCGTAGTTTTGATAAAATCGGAGATATTCAATTAGAAGGGAATTTTGAAATTCGCTTTCCTATCTCTAGCTGGATTGAAGGAGCTACATTTCTTGATGCTGGAAATATTTGGTTGATCAATGAAGACTCTTTACGTACTGGTGCTGAATTTAAAGCCGAAAACTTTATTGCTGAGATTGGTATAGGAACGGGATTTGGCTTACGAATGGATTTGGATTTTTTTATTATCCGTTTTGACTTTGCATTCCCATTAAGAAATCCAGCCCTACCTGTTAATGAAAGATGGATTGGCTACGGGAAGCTCAGTGATTATTCAAGTTATAATGATGGTTCGTTTAGAAGAAGTTTTTTTCCTTGGCAATTTAATCTAGGAATTGGCTATCCTTTTTAA
- a CDS encoding RNA methyltransferase yields the protein MLNFATVKIRKVLTKSDIKRINSLKRKSKRKENGLFVVEGIKIVEELLVSAYRINAIYALKEVAGNFPNAIVVSEKELERITHLSSPNKVLALVEIPQENSVVDTSETILVVDGVNDPGNLGTIIRTADWFGISQIVCSTNSVDCYNSKVIMSTMGSIFRAKINYIDLPTFFKEVKLPVYGALLEGKSIYQTAFVNPSIILMGSESHGISETLKPYITHPVTIPGAGKTESLNLAVSTGIFCNEYYRQNR from the coding sequence ATGCTTAACTTCGCGACTGTAAAAATAAGAAAGGTGCTCACAAAATCAGATATAAAACGAATTAATTCACTTAAACGTAAGTCAAAAAGGAAAGAAAATGGGCTTTTTGTCGTAGAGGGAATAAAAATTGTAGAAGAATTGTTAGTATCAGCTTATCGAATTAATGCGATTTATGCATTAAAAGAAGTTGCAGGTAACTTTCCCAATGCTATCGTTGTTTCTGAAAAAGAATTAGAGCGAATAACACATTTATCTTCTCCTAATAAAGTCTTGGCTTTAGTCGAAATTCCTCAGGAAAATAGTGTAGTAGATACTTCGGAAACTATTTTGGTAGTAGATGGAGTAAATGACCCAGGGAATTTAGGTACAATTATTCGTACTGCTGATTGGTTTGGAATTTCACAAATCGTGTGTTCTACGAATAGCGTAGACTGTTACAACTCCAAAGTGATTATGTCAACAATGGGGTCTATTTTTAGAGCGAAAATCAACTATATAGATTTACCAACTTTTTTCAAAGAGGTCAAGTTGCCAGTATATGGGGCATTACTAGAAGGCAAATCAATTTATCAAACAGCATTTGTCAATCCCTCAATAATTTTAATGGGAAGCGAATCTCATGGGATTTCAGAAACGCTAAAACCTTATATAACACATCCTGTAACAATACCTGGTGCAGGAAAAACAGAGTCTTTAAATTTAGCTGTTTCTACTGGAATATTTTGTAATGAATATTATAGACAGAACAGGTAG
- the paaZ gene encoding phenylacetic acid degradation bifunctional protein PaaZ, which translates to MKIQNYVQGKWIDGEGTELEVFNAINGDFIGNVSSAGLDYEAILDYGRKVGGRALRKMTFQERGLMLKALALHLLSIKKKFYALSAATGATKIDSWIDIEGGIGNLFANASLRRQFPDLPYYVDGEAALLSKGGSFIGHHIMVPKQGVAVHINAFNFPIWGMLEKIAVNLMAGVPAVVKPSEYTSYLTELMVREIIDSKILPEGALQLVTGKGHGIIDHVNYQDVVTFTGSAHTGMKLKNQSNIIQNSVPFNLEADSLNASVLGEDAKPGTPEFDIFIKEVQKEMTVKAGQKCTAIRRILVPENLIDDVQSALNARLAKNTIGDPSIDGVRMGALASRLQVERVKENVEQLMQSQEVVFGDMENFEITGGSKEKGAFFSPILFRNNNPFENTDVHNIEAFGPVSTLIPYKNLDDAVDLVRMGKGSLVTSIITADDHLATDFVVEAAHTNGRILVLNETCAKESTGHGSPMPLLTHGGPGRAGGGEEMGGKRGILHYLQRTAIQGHPQTITAITKQFQVGAKQPEANPHVFRQHFEELKVGDTVFTHKHTVIESDINSFAQVSGDNFYAHVDATSLEGTIFEGKVAHGYYILSKAAGMFVDPKKGPVLLNYGIDECRFIKPVYPGTTIGVRFTVKEKIDQEKKSEDDVAKGIVKFLVDVYDETGETVALATILTMVKKLDQSK; encoded by the coding sequence ATGAAAATACAAAACTATGTACAGGGAAAATGGATTGATGGAGAAGGAACTGAATTGGAAGTTTTTAACGCCATTAATGGAGATTTTATAGGAAATGTTTCCAGTGCTGGTTTAGACTATGAAGCAATTTTAGACTATGGACGTAAAGTTGGTGGTCGTGCTTTACGTAAAATGACTTTTCAAGAAAGAGGTTTAATGTTAAAAGCTTTGGCTTTACACTTGCTTTCTATTAAAAAGAAATTCTACGCACTAAGTGCTGCTACTGGTGCAACAAAAATTGATTCATGGATTGATATTGAAGGAGGAATCGGGAACCTTTTTGCCAATGCTTCTCTAAGAAGACAATTCCCAGATTTACCATACTATGTTGATGGCGAAGCAGCTCTCCTTTCTAAAGGAGGAAGTTTTATAGGACATCATATCATGGTTCCTAAACAAGGGGTAGCGGTTCATATTAACGCGTTTAACTTTCCTATTTGGGGGATGTTAGAAAAAATAGCAGTCAACTTAATGGCAGGTGTACCAGCAGTTGTTAAACCTTCAGAATACACGAGCTATTTAACGGAATTGATGGTTAGAGAAATTATCGACTCTAAAATTTTACCTGAAGGAGCTTTACAACTGGTTACAGGAAAAGGGCATGGTATTATTGATCATGTTAATTATCAAGATGTTGTAACATTTACTGGTTCTGCACACACAGGGATGAAATTGAAAAATCAATCCAATATCATCCAAAACTCAGTGCCTTTTAACCTTGAGGCAGATTCTTTAAATGCTTCTGTTTTAGGTGAAGATGCTAAACCTGGAACGCCTGAATTTGATATTTTTATCAAAGAGGTTCAAAAAGAAATGACGGTAAAAGCTGGACAAAAATGTACGGCAATTCGTCGTATTTTGGTTCCTGAAAACTTAATTGATGATGTTCAAAGTGCATTAAATGCTCGTTTAGCTAAAAATACAATTGGAGATCCTTCTATTGACGGTGTAAGAATGGGGGCTTTAGCTTCTAGATTACAAGTAGAACGTGTCAAAGAAAATGTTGAGCAATTAATGCAATCGCAAGAAGTTGTTTTTGGGGATATGGAGAATTTTGAAATTACTGGAGGGAGTAAAGAAAAGGGAGCTTTCTTCTCTCCTATTTTATTCAGAAACAACAATCCATTTGAAAATACAGATGTACACAACATCGAAGCTTTTGGACCTGTATCTACTTTGATTCCTTATAAAAATCTTGATGATGCTGTTGATTTAGTCAGAATGGGAAAAGGATCATTGGTTACCTCTATTATTACTGCTGATGATCATTTAGCAACTGATTTTGTAGTGGAAGCTGCACATACTAATGGACGTATCTTAGTTTTAAATGAAACCTGTGCTAAAGAAAGTACAGGGCACGGCTCTCCAATGCCATTATTAACACACGGTGGACCAGGTAGAGCTGGTGGCGGTGAAGAAATGGGAGGAAAAAGAGGTATTTTACACTATTTACAACGTACTGCTATTCAAGGTCATCCACAAACAATTACAGCTATTACGAAGCAATTCCAAGTTGGAGCCAAGCAACCTGAAGCGAACCCACATGTATTTAGACAACATTTTGAAGAGTTAAAAGTTGGGGATACTGTATTTACTCATAAACATACTGTTATCGAATCAGATATTAATAGCTTTGCTCAAGTGAGCGGAGATAATTTTTACGCACATGTTGATGCTACTTCTCTTGAAGGGACTATTTTCGAAGGAAAAGTTGCACATGGATATTATATTTTATCCAAAGCTGCGGGAATGTTTGTAGACCCTAAAAAAGGTCCAGTTCTATTGAATTATGGGATTGATGAATGCCGTTTTATAAAACCTGTTTACCCAGGAACAACTATTGGTGTTCGTTTTACTGTAAAAGAAAAAATTGATCAAGAAAAGAAATCTGAAGATGATGTAGCGAAAGGAATTGTAAAGTTCTTAGTCGATGTTTATGATGAGACAGGAGAAACAGTTGCTTTAGCCACTATATTAACAATGGTTAAAAAATTAGATCAATCGAAATAA
- a CDS encoding LytTR family transcriptional regulator DNA-binding domain-containing protein → MRGFVIKRDRLVEEIKVLIVEDEMLIADTIADTLSSLGYLVLEPEINFTNAVKAIENEKPDIGIFDIKLSGKKSGIDLAKYVQEHYKFPFIFLTSNSDKLTLNEAKLTEPAAFLIKPFNNQELFAAVELALHNHAIQKERQSKAINTLLNKSIFIKDKDGFNRVDLEDIIYVKSDNIYVEVRTKSNQNYIVRSTLNEYQEKLNENFLRIHRSYIINLAYLERIEHANLIINSIKVPLGIKYKRGLMNHINKG, encoded by the coding sequence ATGAGAGGTTTTGTTATAAAAAGAGATAGACTTGTGGAAGAAATAAAAGTGTTGATAGTAGAGGATGAAATGCTTATTGCAGATACAATAGCAGATACATTATCTAGTTTGGGATATCTGGTTTTAGAACCTGAAATAAATTTTACTAATGCTGTAAAAGCAATAGAAAATGAAAAGCCTGATATAGGGATATTTGATATAAAGTTATCTGGTAAAAAAAGCGGAATTGATTTAGCAAAATATGTTCAAGAACATTATAAATTTCCTTTTATATTTTTGACTTCTAACTCTGATAAACTCACTCTTAATGAGGCAAAGTTAACAGAGCCGGCTGCATTTTTAATTAAACCATTCAATAATCAAGAACTCTTTGCAGCTGTTGAATTAGCTTTGCATAATCACGCTATTCAAAAGGAAAGACAGAGTAAAGCAATTAATACTTTATTAAATAAATCAATTTTTATAAAGGATAAAGATGGATTTAATCGCGTTGATTTAGAAGATATTATTTATGTGAAAAGTGATAATATTTACGTTGAGGTTAGAACAAAAAGTAATCAAAATTATATAGTAAGGTCAACTTTGAATGAATACCAAGAAAAGCTAAATGAAAACTTTTTAAGGATTCACAGGAGCTATATCATCAATTTAGCATATCTAGAGCGTATAGAACATGCTAACCTGATTATTAATTCTATTAAAGTTCCATTAGGAATAAAGTATAAGAGAGGGTTAATGAACCATATTAATAAAGGTTAA